The following proteins come from a genomic window of Pseudochaenichthys georgianus chromosome 17, fPseGeo1.2, whole genome shotgun sequence:
- the LOC117462688 gene encoding regulator of G-protein signaling 5-like, whose amino-acid sequence MCRGLESLPTTCLERAKELKSLFGSLLQKSDHSILSKKNDKLRLILDEPLKWKESFEKLLSSQNGLCLFRAFLVSEFSEENIAFYLACEDYRATKPSKLAAKAKHIYDQFIVCDAPREVNLDHVTKAITKENLENASQSSFSLAQAKIYTLMEKDCYPRFLKSSTYLELSRKAKSG is encoded by the exons ATGTGCAGAGGACTGGAATCACTGCCTACCACCTGCCTGGAAAG GGCAAAGGAGTTAAAATCTTTGTTTGGAAGTTTACTGCAAAAGTCAGATCACAGCATCCTGTCCAAGAAAAATGACAAACTGAG GTTAATTCTCGACGAGCCTTTGAAATGGAAGGAGTCGTTCGAGAAACTGTTGTCCAGTCAAA ATGGACTGTGCCTGTTCAGAGCGTTCCTGGTCTCAGAGTTCAGTGAGGAAAACATCGCCTTCTACTTGGCTTGCGAGGACTACCGGGCGACGAAACCATCGAAACTGGCCGCCAAAGCCAAGCATATTTACGACCAGTTCATCGTCTGTGACGCACCACGAGag GTAAATCTTGACCATGTGACCAAAGCCATCACGAAGGAGAACCTTGAGAATGCCAGCCAGTCATCCTTCAGCCTGGCCCAAGCTAAAATCTACACCCTGATGGAGAAGGACTGCTACCCTCGCTTCCTCAAGTCCTCCACGTACCTGGAGCTCAGCAGAAAGGCCAAGTCAGGCTAA